The Toxoplasma gondii ME49 chromosome XI, whole genome shotgun sequence region AAGGTGtgtgcttcgtcttctgtcatgtcttgtctctttttcaaATGCCGAATTGCCACCGTGCAGCGAAGTACGCGAAAAACACCTTCATCAAGAAGTTGGCTGCTGATCACCTGGACTGGCTAGGCACCGTGATCGGTGAGGAAACGGGACGCTAAAAGAGACACTAGGGAAGGCTCGAGGGGCCACCGTCGTGGACTTGCACATAGACATCGGACTAGCGTAAAGATCACGTACACCATACCCGGCGCACGCCAGCAACTTCATGAAGAAACAGCTGTGAAGAATCAGTTACACGTTCGCAGATTCGCAGCCTTGCGTCTGCCGAACCGCAAACATAGAACAGTCGAAAGAAGTTACCACATTACCCTATCCTCCGTGCAAAGCACGCATTAAGAGCCCGAAGGTAATTCCTAAACCATGCACCTGCACGTGTGTGGACCAACACCAAGTTTCGGTGGAGGGTGCGTTTGTCTTGATTGAACGCAAGAGCCTCCCGCGATTAATCGTTGCCTCATGCATTTGCGGGAGCTCTAAGTGCATCAAGAAGTGCCATATTTATACAGAAAGATGAGTCTGTACGTGCTTTCTGGGTATTCACGTCTGCGTAAGTGCAACTGGGTAGATGTAAATGTACGCAGGTAAAGATTTTCAGTCGGAGGCACAGATACCTAGTGCCTCcgtcttcgcgtttcgcATGCGTGGTGCGGCTTGGATCCGAAGGGTAGTTTtctgtatgtgtgtgtgtgtatgtgtttgTTCCCTTTGCAGAAGAGAGTTACCTTACAAAGCTCAAGACGTTCGCAGACGCGGGGCCTTTCTACATACCGCCTGGCAAGTCTTGACTTATACAATTTGTTTCTGGGTTCTTTTCTGAGGTGCTCGCAgtttctgttgttttccGTCCCGTCTTCTCCCGATGTCGCGACCTGTTTCACACGCCTTCGTCTCACTCCGCAGTCCATGGTTCCTCGTTACCCCGATCTGTCCGCCGCTGTCAAGCTGTTGAACTGTTTCTGGTCATCTCTCCTGTGTCTGGTCGTCTTTGCTGTGATCTACTCTGTGGCTATTCACCTCGGATCTCCTCGCTacccgtgcatgcagccaacTCGTAATCCGTAGGTCATCGCTGAAGAGGGTCCCCAAcagcagacagaagacacgtgtgctgtcgctttcttttaCCACTGCCACTTACCAGGGCTGTGCTAACAAAgagggaaggcagagaaaaggggagTTCTCTGAAGATGACTAGTGAGGGATGACGGTGTAATCCCGATCCACctggagggagacagagggataCATGTCCGAAAAAAAGGTCGGCAAAAGTACACATATGttgcctcgtctccgtctcagTGTGAGACGACTCGTGGTTCACATGGGCGAGACTAAGAGGAGTGAATTGTAATGGAAGGTAGCACAGGCGATGATGAAGTAAAGCACGAAATGTCATGTTTGCATGGCAGTGGGTGACAGCGACTCGGCGTgttgtctgcttttcttcagGTACGGCAGTTCCCACCATCAACAGCACGTGGGTGTAGCTCAAGCGTCTGTCAGAACTGTCTGTTTTTCGGTGTGTCTGTTCGCACATGCTTACCTGTGTGTGAGGAAttcgttctctcgtctctttctgcgtATTCTGTGGCGCTTGCCCCGATTGCTCGTCCCTTCGGCAGGAGGGACGACCTACCGTTCTTctagcatatatatatatatatatcccgAAGAccaaaaacggagaagaaatcaCCCGGTGCTGGAGAGCACTGTGTGTGGATGAGCCCCAGCAAAGGCAACCGCCCTGCGAAGCTTATGAAAGTCAAAATGCGCCTCTCTATTTCAGGATGAGAAATGCGTTTTAGGTAGAGCATCGAGCGCATGAAAAGAGACATGGGGGAACATTTTCAAGAAGAGACCAgggtaaaagagacatatGTGGCGGTGGGCCAAGAGAAACTCTCTAGCTTCCGCGTGCTGATTTCTCACGAAGGAGTCCAGCTTCAACGATATCGGTATGTGCGTATGATTTCTAATTTCTACCGACTGATCGACTGAGCTGAGTGGCTCGAAGGGCGGGAAATATCACACGGCTACTTATTTCAGTGCCCCGGCGTCCGCCTGTCCGAGAGTTTTGTTTTCGTTCCCATATGAGATCGTTCTGTATGTCTGAACGCGAATGACCGCGAACGTGTattgcttcttcgctgcagaAGCTACGTAGGGACAGATTTTGTGCCGGAGGGAGATGGGCAGCAGATGGCGTCTCACAGTGTGTCCTGTGACACATTTTTATGATGGGCCTATAAAGTAGTCTGCTGAAAGACCTGCCACAATTTTGTAGATGTCTAGACACCCCTACACTCGAGGCGGATTGCTGGTTTTGAAGAAACTGGGATGTGTTTTTGGGAGCGCTTCCCTCCGATCGGGTTAGACTCGCCAAATGATAGAGCACACAGTCGAACTGTGATAAGGTTAAGAGCCGGTGTAACATGGCTTTTTCTTCGGAGGTGTACGGTAACAGAGCCTCTCCGCAGTACTCTCTTGCTACAGGTGAACTCTGGTCTCGCTGAAAATGCGTGAAATTGAAGGCGCTGACACTCGCACCCGTAACAGTTTTATTTACGCCTGCCAAGACCAAACTGTCCTTGCAGTCACACGctgtggagacgagaagctTTCAATTAGCTGGTTGGCATTCGAATTACGAAAGTTGTGGTAGCCGCACAGGCGTTACCGAAAGTGGCGTTGCCTCTTCAGCGGATAATGCAAATTGCTGTATTACTCTGCTTGGATCGGTCGAAGTACCACACAGCTTTTTCTACCAGAACGTGTAAATCAGCGCTGACAGGTGGAGAACAGGTGAGGTATTACAGTCTAGTTGCTGCAGAAGGACTACTTGTGCCGACTGCACAAGAAATCGTGTTACCCAAAAAGGAGTCAGGGGACCCAAGGGATGGAATATGAATATTCTTCCGCACCAAAGAACACGCCCGTGCCTGGGAACGGGTGGTTAATTCTTTTCTGATCTCGAACAACCCACCTGCCATTTCCGTACATCTGTAGCATAGTGCCAATGTTGTCTTCCCTCTTACTGTGATATTTGTTTCGGTGCCTGAGGAACAGTGTGGCTGCAGTGCTGGTTAATTGCCacagcagaaggcgacgactTGATTACGGACAGCAGCCACTGGTGCACACTTTTGTGAGCTGACAAGTATGTAACTTCAAGCAAGCTGGGATGTACGCTCATCTGACGTGCATCCCTACAACCACAATCCACTGCACGCAAGAAACAAAACCACCGCGGAACCAGCTGAGACACGTTCCCAACAGGCTTACGGGGTCGTgtcgttccttcctctcacAGCTGCAGCACCAGGCACTTTGCCGTtcctgaagaaaagaagtaCGTGACACCTGGAGGAAATTTGTGTGCTCCTCTCTCACCTTCACGCACGACAACTGGCACGGTCACTCGACGTACACATACTGCATACGTCGTTCCACGTGGAGAGCTTCCAAGAGCTGCATGAGTTGTTTCATACGACACAATATGTCGTTAAGGATCCTTACTGCGGCTGTGAAGACGCGATTACCTGACACAGCAAGAAATACTGAACATTAAGTCGCTCTCTGTGACAGATGAATCCGTGTCGACATGCGTCTTCCTGATGAACAGCCAGACGTcagaaagagcgacgcgcAATTGGGAAACTAAGGAAAGCAGTTTCTACATCGATGACAGACATTCAGAGAAACTTCAGAGCAAACTAAGCTGGGCaccgcggctgctgacgCCGTCGAGTACGATCCAAAGGGACGGGCATCTTCCTCATGGCGCTGTCGAGTAAAGTGCCCTAATCAATTGTTAGTTTACTAGCACAAAGTGCGGTGTTAATAGTGATATCCTTTGAAACCAGTGGGTGATTTGTTAGTATTTATGTCATTCCTCCCTCGCTTAGTACTTTTCGCTTCGTGGCAAATGGCTTCAAAAGTCACGCGAGAAGCGATTACGGGACGTGCCACCCACATATTTTGGATCTGTGACAGTGCATTTGCTTACAAGGTGGCACCGCGCCATGTTTTCAAAAAGATTTTTTAAGTTGCCAGCAAAACGTTCGACGTAGCAATTATGCACGCGTGGTGGCGATGACTTAGGCTTGCCGCGACAACTGCACAAtctcttgcatgcatgcgatcCAAGCACACACTATCGGCTACGGAAAGGAGGCTTGCAAATTTTCGAATTTTATGCTACATCATTCCCGCATCTGTGTCGTCTAAGGTTACATGTCCTGCATACTATCAGCCTTTTCCACCCGGAGGTCCTCAAGGAAGCCGGTTTGGGGTCATCCATGCTTGTATAACGCATACAAGGGTAGTGTCAGTGCTAGCTTTGTCAAGTAATGGTGGGTTCAATGTCGCAATCAACTCGAGATGAAAATCCACAATGAGAAACCGCTCGTCAGCTGCCTTGATTCGACAGGTCCTCGATCCTACAGTGTATTCTCTACTTGAAACGTCTTGGGCAAGCCCTGTACCTCCTGGTCGCTCCATAGAATGGATTCTCGACCATCTTTTGGTTCCTCCACCAATCACAACGCTCCGAGTGAATGCAGTGGATGccgaaaaagtggaagatGTCATTGCTACAGCCACAAAACTCTTCTACCCGAGGGACGTGCAGCGCCACTCGCTCCTCGATGACGTCCTGATAGTTAACCACGACACGGTCAGTTCATCTGAGGGGCTACCTTCCAGAACCAAACAGAGGGAGGATCCGCGCGCAAAAGAATGTTTTGTAAACAGCGACAGGGGATGCTCTACAAATTGCCATGCTGCTACGTCCATCAGCACGCGTACAAGAACAGTCGCTGCCGGCCAGGAGTCGCAGTTTCAACGAGATAATAAAGATCACGACGAGGTAGTGTTACGAACTGACCAGAGGAAAGGATTGAAAGAAAATGGAGGTGGTCAACTCCCGGTGATTCTTGTGGACAGGCGATGTGGACAGGCCGTTCTACGAGGTGCGCATGTCTTCTCAGGCGGCGTTCTGGCGTCAGAGCCGCACCTCAGAGTGGGGGAAATGGTCGAGGTGTTTACGTTGCCGGGTCGCCTCCACAAATCGAAGCTTGCAGTGGAATGTGCTAATGTCCAACGTAACCAGGAGATGAGCTCGATACATTCTTCTGCCGTCGCCGCTCAGCCTAGCGAGCTACCTCTTCACGGCCAAAAGTCACAGGAGGCGGACGCTCACCACGCATCAGAGGATATTCGCGCAGGTGGGGAAGAGCGTTCTACCAGTGCTGACAAATCTGATCCGGAGTCAAATGGAGAGCTAAGAGGAGGTGATTGTGACTGTGGTCGATCAGAA contains the following coding sequences:
- a CDS encoding NOL1/NOP2/sun family protein (encoded by transcript TGME49_306900), which gives rise to MRNRSSAALIRQVLDPTVYSLLETSWASPVPPGRSIEWILDHLLVPPPITTLRVNAVDAEKVEDVIATATKLFYPRDVQRHSLLDDVLIVNHDTVSSSEGLPSRTKQREDPRAKECFVNSDRGCSTNCHAATSISTRTRTVAAGQESQFQRDNKDHDEVVLRTDQRKGLKENGGGQLPVILVDRRCGQAVLRGAHVFSGGVLASEPHLRVGEMVEVFTLPGRLHKSKLAVECANVQRNQEMSSIHSSAVAAQPSELPLHGQKSQEADAHHASEDIRAGGEERSTSADKSDPESNGELRGGDCDCGRSEAQNDETEQEHLASVLRGTYLRAALPERVRKTGIFCGRGIIRQNLGQVYAGKPGIAVEMESAIDLSTLPACLVAQNLPSIVVGHVLSPQPGERVLDMCAAPGGKTLHLATLMKGHGLIVAVERSKTRAEKLRSFLSTSSHASIVEIVCGDSAKGTWQSTQLGMGSHGRDFIGYFDRVLADVPCTALGLRPRIDFEGLTDRVVLAAAKYQREFLKSGCQLLKTGGTLVYSTCSVSRAENEENVAWALRHLPLMLEPAEPFVGTHTFENGDRGARLFPPGEAEKLQRFCPSGNTIGFFIAKFLKTGTG